In the genome of Danio rerio strain Tuebingen ecotype United States chromosome 23, GRCz12tu, whole genome shotgun sequence, one region contains:
- the pfkma gene encoding phosphofructokinase, muscle a: MANINTTEVDPTKMGVGRAIAVLTSGGDAQGMNAAVRATVRVGLYTGAKVFFVHEGYQGLVDGGDHIRPATWESVSMMLQLGGTVIGSARCKDFQTREGRLKAAYNLVKLGITNLCVIGGDGSLTGANIFRTEWSDLLKDHVSKGKITKEEAKASSHLNIVGMVGSIDNDFCGTDMTIGTDSALHRIIEVVDSITTTAQSHQRAFILEVMGRHCGYLALVTALACGADWVFIPEMPPDDGWEEHLCRRLTETRNAGSRLNVIIVAEGAINKEGQPITCDQLKDLVTKRLGFDTRATILGHVQRGGTPSAFDRVLGSRMGVEAVMALLEATPETPACVVSLTGNQAVRLPLMECVQVTKDVTIAMNEGRFDDAVKLRGRSFENNWNTYKLLAHIRPPDKKSNINVAILNVGAPCAGMNAAVRAAVRIGIIQGHNMLAVHDGFEGLAQAKIEPITWNTVGDWTGKGGSDLGTKRLLPGKYMEEISLNIAKYNIHALVIIGGFEAFSGGLEMVQGREKYEELCIPMVIIPATVSNNVPGSDFSIGADTALNTITTTCDRIKQSAAGTKRRVFIIETMGGYCGYLATMSGLSAGADAAYIFEEKFGIRDLERNVEHLVEKMKTTVKRGLILRNENSNSNYTTDFIFNLYSEEGKGVFDCRKNVLGHMQQGGTPTPFDRNFATKMGAKAVLWLTEKLKDCYRHGRIFANTPDSACVLGMRKRGLVLQPLAELKEETDFEHRIPKSQWWLKLRPIMKILAKYKINLDTSEHALMEHVVSKKPPVHMTLTK, encoded by the exons ATGGCTAACATAAACACGACTGAGGTGGATCCAACAAAGATGGGGGTCGGACGGGCCATCGCTGTGCTGACGTCAGGTGGTGATGCCCAGG GGATGAATGCAGCTGTGAGGGCCACTGTCAGAGTTGGTCTTTACACTGGAGCTAAAGTCTTCTTCGTCCATGAG GGCTATCAGGGATTGGTTGATGGAGGGGATCACATCCGTCCTGCTACATGGGAGAGTGTGTCCATGATGCTGCAGCTG GGTGGGACAGTAATTGGCAGCGCCCGCTGTAAGGATTTCCAGACCAGAGAAGGGCGTTTAAAGGCTGCATACAATCTTGTCAAATTAGGCATCACTAACCTCTGTGTAATCGGCGGTGATGGCAGTCTGACCGGTGCCAACATATTTCGCACAGAGTGGAGTGACTTGCTGAAAGATCATGTCAGCAAAG GTAAGATCACCAAGGAAGAGGCCAAAGCTTCATCTCATCTGAATATTGTGGGTATGGTTGGCTCCATAGACAATGACTTTTGTGGAACGGACATGACTATTGGCACAGACTCGGCCCTGCATCGCATCATTGAGGTGGTGGACAGTATCACCACAACAGCACAAAG CCACCAACGTGCGTTTATCCTGGAGGTCATGGGCAGACACTGTGG CTATCTAGCACTGGTTACTGCTCTTGCATGTGGTGCCGACTGGGTGTTTATTCCAGAGATGCCTCCAGATGATGGCTGGGAGGAGCACTTGTGCAGAAGACTAACAGAG ACCAGAAATGCAGGTTCTCGTCTCAATGTGATCATCGTGGCTGAGGGAGCCATCAATAAAGAAGGACAACCAATCACCTGTGACCAGCTGAAAGAT CTGGTGACAAAGAGGCTGGGCTTTGACACTCGTGCCACTATTCTTGGACACGTgcagagaggtggaaccccttcAGCTTTTGACAGAGTGCTA GGCAGTCGGATGGGTGTGGAGGCTGTAATGGCTCTGCTGGAAGCCACTCCAGAGACCCCTGCGTGTGTGGTCAGTCTGACCGGGAACCAGGCTGTTAGACTCCCCCTGATGGAGTGTGTACAAGTG ACCAAGGATGTCACTATTGCAATGAATGAGGGTCGATTCGATGATGCTGTAAAGCTCAGAGGAAG GAGTTTTGAGAATAACTGGAACACATATAAGCTTTTGGCTCATATTCGCCCCCCAGATAAGAAG AGTAACATTAATGTGGCCATCCTGAACGTGGGTGCTCCCTGCGCTGGCATGAACGCAGCTGTGCGTGCAGCTGTTAGGATCGGCATCATCCAAGGCCACAACATGCTGGCGGTCCATGATGGCTTTGAGGGTCTGGCTCAAGCAAAG attgagcctatcACCTGGAACACTGTTGGAGATTGGACAGGGAAAGGTGGATCTGACTTGGGAACTAAAAG ACTATTGCCTGGAAAATACATGGAGGAGATCAGCCTGAATATTGCCAAGTATAATATTCACGCTCTGGTTATCATCGGTGGTTTTGAG gcaTTTTCAGGTGGACTGGAAATGGTTCAAGGCAGAGAAAAGTATGAAGAGCTGTGTATTCCTATGGTGATCATTCCTGCTACTGTATCAAACAACGTGCCCGGCTCAGACTTCAGCATTGGAGCAGACACTGCCCTTAATACCATCACCACG ACCTGTGACAGGATCAAGCAGTCGGCAGCAGGAACTAAGCGACGTGTGTTCATCATTGAAACTATGGGAGGATACTGCGGTTACCTGGCCACAATGTCTGGTCTCTCTGCCGGAGCTGATGCTGCTTACATATTCGAGGAGAAATTTGGCATTCGTGACCTAGAG AGAAATGTGGAACATCTTGTTGAGAAGATGAAAACCACTGTTAAGAGAGGCCTAATTCTCAG AAATGAGAACAGCAATTCCAACTACACCACCGATTTCATCTTCAACCTGTATTCAGAGGAAGGGAAAGGTGTTTTTGACTGCCGTAAGAATGTCCTTGGCCATATGCAGCAG ggtGGCACCCCAACACCTTTTGATAGAAACTTTGCTACCAAAATGGGTGCCAAGGCTGTTCTCTGGCTGACAGAAAAACTGAAGGATTGTTATAGACATG GGCGAATCTTTGCCAACACCCCAGACTCTGCATGTGTGTTAGGCATGAGGAAGAGAGGACTGGTGTTACAGCCTCTAGCTGAATTGAAAGAAGAGACCGATTTTGA ACACCGTATACCAAAGAGCCAGTGGTGGTTAAAGCTGAGGCCTATTATGAAGATCCTGGCCAAGTACAAGATTAATCTGGACACCTCTGAACATGCTCTAATGGAGCACGTTGTCAGCAAGAAGCCTCCGGTGCACATGACCCTCACAAAGTAA